The bacterium genome includes a region encoding these proteins:
- the ftsZ gene encoding cell division protein FtsZ, translated as MKIVPRIKIIGIGGAGGNALTRMSKFKIPAVDLVAVNTDTQDLRKNQAEVKLRIGREVTQGLGAGMNPEIGRKAAEEQRQEIEALLKDSDMVFLAAGFGGGTGSGATPVIAEIAKNLGVLTVAVITKPFAFEGLSRKTIAQNGIKNIQDKVDSLLLISNDKLISLVEKNTPLTKAFSLADEILHQAVVSIIDLILRPSLVTISFADVRAILKGAGRAFFGQGWGRGANRAQEAVFKALNSPLLETSPDQASRILFNISAKNLKLVEIDAIASSITKSILPETKVIFGAREDEKLKSGEMKVTLIATGFQK; from the coding sequence ATGAAAATTGTTCCGAGAATAAAAATAATTGGCATTGGCGGAGCCGGCGGCAACGCTCTGACCAGGATGTCAAAGTTCAAGATTCCCGCAGTTGATCTTGTTGCCGTCAACACCGACACCCAGGACCTCAGGAAGAACCAAGCTGAAGTAAAGTTGAGGATCGGCAGAGAAGTCACTCAGGGTTTGGGAGCCGGTATGAATCCGGAAATCGGCCGGAAGGCGGCCGAGGAGCAAAGGCAGGAGATAGAAGCGCTTTTAAAAGACAGCGATATGGTTTTTCTGGCAGCGGGTTTTGGCGGCGGCACCGGCTCTGGAGCCACTCCGGTAATCGCCGAGATTGCCAAAAACCTGGGAGTTTTGACCGTTGCCGTCATCACCAAGCCTTTTGCTTTCGAGGGGCTGTCCCGCAAGACAATCGCCCAAAACGGCATCAAAAATATCCAGGATAAAGTTGACAGCTTGCTTTTGATTTCCAACGACAAGCTGATTTCCTTGGTGGAAAAAAATACTCCTCTGACCAAAGCTTTCTCTCTGGCCGACGAGATTCTGCACCAGGCAGTCGTTTCCATCATCGACCTGATTTTGAGGCCGTCTTTGGTGACGATAAGCTTTGCCGATGTCAGAGCCATTTTAAAAGGCGCGGGCCGCGCTTTTTTCGGCCAAGGTTGGGGCCGGGGGGCCAACCGAGCCCAAGAAGCGGTTTTTAAAGCCCTGAATTCCCCTTTGCTGGAAACGTCTCCGGATCAGGCTTCCAGGATTTTGTTTAATATCAGCGCCAAGAACTTAAAACTGGTTGAGATAGATGCCATTGCCAGCAGTATTACCAAGAGCATTTTGCCGGAAACAAAAGTGATTTTTGGCGCCAGAGAAGACGAAAAGTTAAAATCAGGAGAAATGAAAGTGACTCTGATTGCCACCGGATTTCAGAAATGA
- the lepB gene encoding signal peptidase I, whose amino-acid sequence MKTFLNFVWETLKIVFLALAIVLPIRYFIFQPFIVKGQSMEPNFQQGNYLIIDELSYRLRDPKRGEVVVFKYPYNPSQRYIKRIIGLPGETLEIKDQKIRIFDEQGQEKILEENTYLPEEDLTTGDIRLTLKEKEFFVLGDNRLSSSDSRSWGVLPQSNIIGRVLFRLWPLGEVSEINAPTY is encoded by the coding sequence ATGAAGACTTTTTTAAACTTTGTTTGGGAAACTTTAAAAATTGTTTTTTTAGCCTTAGCGATCGTTCTGCCGATCAGGTATTTTATTTTCCAGCCGTTCATTGTCAAGGGCCAGTCAATGGAGCCGAATTTCCAGCAGGGCAATTACTTAATTATCGACGAACTTTCTTATCGCCTCAGGGATCCGAAAAGGGGCGAGGTAGTTGTCTTTAAATACCCATACAACCCTTCCCAGAGGTATATCAAAAGGATTATCGGCCTGCCCGGGGAAACCCTGGAGATAAAAGACCAGAAAATCAGGATTTTTGACGAGCAGGGCCAGGAAAAGATTTTAGAGGAAAACACCTACCTGCCGGAAGAGGATTTGACTACCGGCGATATCCGCCTGACCTTAAAAGAGAAGGAGTTTTTTGTCCTGGGAGACAACCGGCTTTCTTCTTCGGATTCCCGGTCTTGGGGCGTTTTGCCGCAAAGCAATATCATCGGCCGAGTTCTTTTTCGGCTCTGGCCGCTGGGCGAGGTCAGCGAAATTAACGCGCCAACTTACTAA
- a CDS encoding GatB/YqeY domain-containing protein — protein MEFINRIHQELKEAQLGKQELRVSVLRLLLASLNNREIEKRTKLSKSASLEELDELSRLTEEESLEVVASEAKKRREAIAGFNQGGRRDSAKKEEEELQILEAYLPEAISGEEVRKMIVEAIARTGAKAVGDSGRVMKDLMPEIKKRGRADGSLVSQVVKELLSPRTTPSITQRKHNDQSR, from the coding sequence ATGGAATTCATTAACCGCATCCATCAGGAGTTAAAAGAAGCCCAGCTTGGGAAACAGGAATTGAGAGTCTCGGTTTTGAGGCTGCTTTTGGCCAGCCTTAACAACCGGGAAATCGAGAAAAGAACCAAGCTGAGCAAATCCGCTTCTTTGGAGGAATTGGACGAGTTGAGCCGATTGACGGAAGAAGAAAGTCTTGAAGTCGTCGCTTCTGAAGCAAAAAAGAGGAGGGAAGCGATCGCCGGTTTTAATCAAGGCGGGCGCCGCGATTCGGCTAAAAAAGAGGAAGAGGAGCTGCAGATCCTGGAAGCTTATCTGCCGGAGGCTATTTCTGGAGAGGAAGTCAGAAAAATGATCGTTGAGGCGATTGCCAGGACTGGAGCTAAGGCCGTTGGCGATTCTGGCAGGGTGATGAAAGATTTGATGCCCGAGATCAAAAAGAGGGGCCGGGCCGACGGCTCCCTGGTCAGCCAAGTAGTCAAAGAACTGCTTTCGCCCCGCACCACTCCATCGATAACTCAACGAAAACATAATGACCAGAGCCGATAG
- the hisS gene encoding histidine--tRNA ligase produces the protein MAKRQKFQSPQGMHDILPEDQRYFQKVYSLAENLAAFYGFDKIDTPIIEFLELYEKGTGLTTEIVEKQMFSLKTRGGDALALRPEFTPGIMRAFLQHGMLNLPQPVKLFSIGPVFRYESPQAGRFRQFHQIDLEVFGEESPAIDAQVIQIFYNLLSELRFKNPVIEINSIGASCCRPYFKKILTSYLRSRFNSLCLDCKRRARENPLRVLDCKEERCQPIRAQAPQIIDHLCEECHDHFKAVLEFLDELGLPYRLNPYLVRGIDYYTKTVFEIFADSPSQEGALPIALVGGGRFDNLGRIVGGKDVPACGAAAGVERIVAGIKLGGSRVSGEVKKEIFLAQVGDLAKKKSLKLFEEFRKAKIPLAESFSKDSLKVQLSRADRLQVRYALILGQREALEKTVILRDMQKGTQETVKFEKAVAEIKKRLKK, from the coding sequence ATGGCAAAAAGACAAAAGTTCCAATCGCCTCAGGGCATGCACGACATTCTGCCCGAGGACCAGAGATATTTTCAGAAGGTCTATAGTCTGGCTGAGAATCTGGCCGCTTTTTACGGCTTTGACAAGATCGACACCCCGATTATTGAGTTTTTGGAGCTTTACGAAAAGGGGACCGGCTTGACAACCGAGATCGTCGAAAAGCAGATGTTTTCTTTGAAGACCAGAGGAGGGGACGCTTTGGCCTTGAGGCCGGAGTTCACTCCCGGGATTATGAGGGCTTTCCTTCAGCACGGGATGCTGAATCTGCCCCAGCCGGTGAAGCTTTTTTCCATCGGCCCGGTTTTCCGCTACGAAAGCCCTCAAGCGGGCAGGTTCCGCCAGTTTCATCAGATAGACCTTGAGGTTTTCGGCGAAGAGAGCCCAGCGATTGACGCCCAGGTAATCCAGATCTTTTACAATCTTTTGTCTGAACTGAGGTTTAAGAATCCGGTGATCGAGATCAATTCAATCGGCGCCAGCTGCTGCCGTCCCTATTTCAAAAAGATCCTGACGAGTTATTTAAGATCCCGTTTCAATTCCCTTTGCCTTGATTGCAAAAGAAGGGCCAGGGAAAATCCTCTCAGGGTCTTAGACTGCAAGGAAGAGAGATGCCAGCCGATCAGAGCCCAGGCTCCTCAGATCATCGATCACCTCTGCGAAGAGTGTCACGATCATTTTAAAGCGGTTCTGGAGTTTCTGGACGAACTGGGGCTGCCCTACCGCCTCAATCCCTATCTGGTCAGGGGAATCGACTATTATACGAAAACCGTTTTTGAGATCTTTGCCGACAGCCCTTCTCAGGAAGGAGCTCTGCCGATCGCTTTGGTCGGCGGCGGAAGGTTTGACAATCTCGGGAGAATCGTCGGCGGCAAAGACGTTCCGGCCTGCGGCGCGGCTGCCGGAGTCGAAAGGATCGTCGCCGGCATCAAGCTTGGCGGCTCGAGAGTTTCCGGCGAAGTCAAGAAAGAAATCTTCTTAGCTCAGGTTGGGGATCTGGCAAAGAAGAAAAGCCTGAAACTTTTTGAGGAGTTCCGCAAGGCTAAAATTCCCCTGGCAGAATCTTTTTCCAAGGACAGCCTGAAAGTCCAGCTTTCAAGGGCAGACCGTTTGCAGGTGAGATACGCTTTGATTTTGGGCCAGAGAGAAGCTTTGGAAAAGACGGTTATCTTGAGAGATATGCAAAAAGGGACTCAGGAAACCGTCAAGTTTGAAAAGGCGGTTGCCGAAATTAAAAAAAGGCTAAAGAAATAG
- a CDS encoding NUMOD3 domain-containing DNA-binding protein, with product MEVSKRKPAMLGKHHSNETKEKIRIARLERKRRLGYINSLETRKKIGEAQKGKKLSEETKRKLSQVLKGKKKPPFTEEHKRKIRETLTGKPQPWNAGAKCHFWRGGISRKVIVVCTTCGREKFVRNYSLKTLTHPYWCKHCSPHWKPETFEDRIRLSRAHRIYNLDESFFSSIDNEEKAYWLGFFSGDGTITENKIRLRLANKDTDHLSKFKKAVSWTGKDYYSKRDGATEVVFRSSKMVSNLARYHVTPRKTFSVRFPSIPEYLEPHFIRGVFDADGCISRAIRVSRGKSGQLYLFYGGDFNIEGNKEFVLEIQSRLLKLGLSANSINYPGKRIYRVRYGGINQLRVIYRYLYNNSKVFLERKKELFEDIFRNYHSETLRPGEYEERKEFKLKANQV from the coding sequence ATGGAAGTTAGTAAAAGAAAACCAGCGATGTTAGGGAAACATCATTCAAATGAAACAAAAGAGAAAATAAGAATAGCTCGACTGGAGAGGAAGAGGAGATTAGGTTATATTAATTCTCTAGAAACGAGAAAAAAGATTGGTGAAGCCCAAAAAGGAAAAAAGTTGTCGGAAGAAACTAAAAGAAAATTGAGCCAAGTTCTTAAGGGGAAGAAAAAACCACCTTTTACAGAAGAGCACAAAAGGAAAATAAGAGAGACATTAACGGGAAAACCTCAACCTTGGAATGCTGGCGCGAAATGTCATTTTTGGCGAGGAGGAATTAGTCGAAAGGTTATCGTAGTATGTACAACTTGCGGGAGAGAAAAATTTGTGCGGAATTACTCTCTTAAAACACTCACCCATCCTTATTGGTGCAAGCATTGTAGTCCACATTGGAAGCCAGAAACTTTTGAAGATAGAATTAGATTAAGTCGAGCCCACCGGATTTATAATTTAGACGAGTCGTTTTTTAGCAGTATTGATAATGAAGAAAAAGCATACTGGCTAGGATTTTTTAGCGGCGATGGGACGATAACGGAAAATAAAATAAGATTGCGTCTCGCCAATAAGGATACAGATCATCTTAGTAAATTTAAAAAAGCGGTAAGTTGGACGGGAAAAGATTATTATTCCAAGAGAGATGGTGCCACAGAGGTTGTCTTTAGATCGTCAAAAATGGTTTCCAACTTAGCTCGTTATCATGTCACACCCCGTAAAACGTTTAGCGTTAGGTTCCCAAGCATTCCGGAGTATTTAGAACCCCATTTTATCAGAGGAGTGTTTGATGCCGACGGTTGCATAAGCAGGGCAATAAGAGTTAGCCGTGGCAAATCGGGTCAATTATATCTTTTTTACGGCGGAGATTTTAATATTGAGGGCAACAAAGAATTTGTTTTAGAGATTCAATCTCGCTTGTTAAAATTAGGATTATCCGCTAATTCTATAAATTATCCTGGCAAAAGGATTTACAGAGTGCGATACGGCGGAATCAATCAATTAAGAGTGATTTACCGCTATTTGTATAATAATTCCAAAGTTTTTCTAGAAAGGAAAAAAGAACTTTTTGAGGACATTTTTAGAAATTATCATTCGGAAACTTTGAGACCGGGAGAGTACGAAGAAAGAAAAGAGTTTAAATTGAAAGCGAATCAAGTTTAG
- the ftsA gene encoding cell division protein FtsA, with amino-acid sequence MPKGNLISGLDIGTSSVKILLASKNPQSKALEIISQSEVENSGMRKGVVINVIEVSRKIREAVGFCQEGLDKKVNSVVVNINGSHLAFIPSRGLVSVSRADQKISDADVDRALQASRTISLSANQEILETLAQEFVIDGQAGIKEAEGLRGIRLEAKTLCLTAFTPYLKNLTEAVLGADLEIEHVLASIQASSEAVLDQKEKELGVAVIDVGAGTTGLAVFEEGNLISASVFPLGSNNITNDIAIVLKTEIEEAEKIKKEFTGFSSRRVGKKTRAGQEFSQKTLARVIEARTREIFGEISKELKRINKTKLPAGVVLTGGGAKLLGIIDFARKELKLHCRLGLPAGFSPGLEDSSWSAVAGLVLEGAKIYNDEGLSFSEKGVFKKIKGIFKTFIP; translated from the coding sequence ATGCCCAAGGGCAATTTAATTTCCGGCCTCGATATCGGCACCAGCTCGGTTAAGATTCTCCTGGCTTCGAAAAATCCTCAAAGCAAGGCTTTAGAAATTATCAGCCAGTCAGAAGTGGAGAATTCGGGAATGAGAAAGGGAGTGGTTATCAACGTTATTGAAGTTTCCCGGAAAATCCGTGAGGCGGTTGGCTTTTGCCAGGAGGGTTTGGACAAAAAGGTAAATTCCGTTGTCGTCAATATCAACGGCAGCCACTTGGCTTTTATTCCCAGTCGGGGATTAGTTTCGGTTTCTAGGGCCGACCAAAAGATTTCCGACGCCGACGTTGACCGGGCTCTCCAGGCCAGCCGAACCATTTCTTTGTCTGCCAATCAGGAGATTTTGGAGACTCTGGCCCAGGAATTCGTTATTGACGGCCAGGCCGGCATCAAAGAGGCCGAAGGCCTGAGAGGGATCCGCCTTGAGGCAAAAACATTGTGTTTGACGGCCTTTACCCCGTATCTCAAGAATCTGACCGAAGCCGTTCTCGGAGCCGACCTGGAAATAGAACACGTTTTGGCTTCGATTCAGGCTTCTTCAGAGGCAGTCTTAGACCAGAAGGAAAAGGAATTGGGAGTGGCTGTGATTGACGTTGGTGCCGGGACAACGGGATTAGCGGTTTTCGAGGAAGGGAATCTGATTTCGGCCTCGGTTTTCCCTCTGGGATCCAACAATATTACCAATGACATTGCCATTGTCTTGAAGACCGAGATCGAAGAAGCGGAAAAGATAAAAAAGGAATTCACCGGTTTTTCTTCCAGAAGGGTTGGAAAAAAAACCAGAGCCGGCCAGGAATTTTCCCAAAAGACATTGGCGAGAGTAATTGAGGCCAGGACAAGAGAGATTTTCGGAGAGATCAGCAAGGAACTTAAAAGAATTAATAAAACCAAGCTGCCGGCGGGTGTTGTTTTAACCGGAGGCGGAGCCAAACTCTTAGGGATAATCGACTTTGCCAGAAAGGAGTTGAAACTTCACTGCCGGCTCGGGCTGCCGGCGGGTTTTAGTCCTGGCCTCGAGGACTCTTCGTGGTCAGCGGTTGCCGGTTTGGTTTTGGAGGGGGCAAAGATATATAACGATGAAGGGCTTTCTTTTTCCGAGAAAGGAGTTTTTAAAAAGATCAAAGGAATCTTTAAAACCTTTATTCCTTAA
- a CDS encoding deoxynucleoside kinase has product MSGKHIFVGLLGLTGSGKSTLAELLKRSGFLHLEEPFVANPFLPEYYASGMKEKAFQSQLFFLLRKWALTMAAGRLLEYFPVAIDPSMDLDVYMYVEALRKMGSLSVAEYDLYHLAVEALMNGLPKTDFLIYCRVAPGTAMARIKGRGREMEKCITEEYLALQMACLEKWLGQASVPSLVLDFDTLNANTEEGASGIVEEVEKTLRLIRSK; this is encoded by the coding sequence ATGTCAGGAAAACACATTTTTGTTGGGTTGTTGGGCTTGACCGGCTCGGGAAAATCCACCCTAGCCGAGCTTCTCAAGAGATCTGGTTTTCTTCATCTCGAGGAGCCTTTTGTCGCCAATCCTTTTTTGCCAGAATATTACGCTTCTGGCATGAAGGAAAAAGCCTTTCAGTCGCAGCTGTTCTTTTTGCTGCGAAAATGGGCTTTAACCATGGCAGCCGGACGGCTGCTGGAGTATTTCCCGGTAGCCATTGATCCTTCTATGGATCTCGACGTCTACATGTACGTCGAGGCCCTAAGGAAGATGGGAAGCTTGTCGGTGGCAGAATATGATTTGTATCATCTGGCAGTAGAGGCTTTGATGAACGGCCTGCCAAAGACAGACTTCTTGATCTACTGCAGGGTGGCGCCAGGCACTGCCATGGCTAGAATCAAGGGCCGGGGGAGAGAGATGGAAAAATGTATTACTGAAGAATATCTCGCTCTTCAAATGGCGTGCCTGGAAAAATGGCTGGGACAGGCTAGCGTTCCATCTCTGGTGTTGGATTTCGACACCCTTAATGCCAACACCGAGGAGGGAGCCTCTGGAATTGTAGAAGAAGTAGAAAAAACCCTCAGGCTCATTAGAAGCAAATAA
- the ybeY gene encoding rRNA maturation RNase YbeY, whose amino-acid sequence MKVRFVNLGKKFSRSFFKKVIEKVLKAEKKESSALTVVFLGPLAMRKLNFEYRQKNRPTDVLTFPAGPNQDRYLGETLICLSEVRKNAKIFDQDFEKETKRVLIHGLLHLFGYDHERESKEAELMIRKQESHLS is encoded by the coding sequence ATGAAAGTCCGCTTTGTCAATCTCGGGAAAAAGTTTTCTAGAAGTTTTTTTAAAAAAGTCATTGAAAAGGTTTTAAAAGCAGAGAAAAAAGAGTCGTCGGCTCTGACAGTCGTTTTCCTGGGACCCCTGGCCATGAGAAAGCTGAATTTTGAGTACCGGCAGAAAAACAGGCCAACCGACGTTCTCACTTTCCCTGCAGGCCCAAATCAAGATCGGTATCTCGGAGAAACGCTCATCTGTCTTTCTGAAGTCAGAAAGAATGCTAAGATTTTTGACCAAGACTTTGAAAAAGAAACAAAAAGGGTTTTGATTCACGGCCTTTTGCACCTTTTTGGATACGATCACGAGAGGGAGAGCAAAGAAGCCGAACTGATGATTAGAAAACAAGAGAGCCATCTTTCTTAA
- a CDS encoding ribonucleoside triphosphate reductase — translation MRVNNSKVKMGIEKVQKRDGRIVDFDVSRIETVIFRALTATNEGNGNRSKRLTAKVCQILNRRFKAEEIPSVEQVQDIVEEVLILNGLVETAKAYILYREQRRRIRETVTAFDEAVEAVDQYIQEIDWQVKENANMGYSLQGLNHYGVSVISKKYWLNRVYPKEIRETVESGDFHLHNLDTLGVYCAGWDLYDLLLKGFGGVPGKVQSKPAKHFRSILGQAVNFLYTLQGEVAGAVAFSNFDTLLAPFIKYDGLSYSQVKQSLQEFLFNMSIPTRVGFQNPFSNITLDLKPSPVFAKQPVIIGGKPQSEVYGDFKEEMKVFNKALYEAILEGDKDGRPFHFPLPTINITKDFPWDDPAFDLIFEASAKYGTNYFANYINSDMRPEDVRSLCCRLRLNLTELHNRGGGGLFGAGNKTGSIGVVTIGMPRIGFLSKTKKDFFGKLGCLMDLAKESLEIKRKALENFIEKGLYPYSRFYLGDVKKMRGKYYANHFSTIGLVGMNEACLNFLGENIASKKGRKFTLEVLDFMREKLVKYQEETSNIYNLEATPSESTSYRLAQKDRGKYPDIIAAGTKKVPYYTNSTMLPVNFTDDVFEALKLQDEIQCKFTGGVVMHLFLGERVSDPRSAKMLVKKVFEKFHLPYITLTPTFSVCPSHGYLSGEHFFCPHCAIKQPCEVYSRIIGYYRPLTQWNAGKKIEYHQRKVFKIRKTQLE, via the coding sequence ATGCGGGTTAATAATTCAAAAGTAAAAATGGGGATTGAAAAAGTTCAAAAAAGGGACGGCAGGATTGTTGATTTTGACGTCAGCCGCATTGAAACGGTGATTTTTAGAGCCCTGACGGCCACCAACGAAGGCAACGGCAATAGGAGCAAAAGATTGACGGCAAAAGTGTGCCAGATTTTGAATAGGCGTTTTAAAGCCGAGGAAATCCCTTCGGTTGAACAGGTCCAGGACATTGTCGAGGAAGTTTTGATTTTGAATGGGCTGGTGGAAACAGCCAAGGCCTATATTCTTTACCGGGAGCAGCGAAGGCGGATAAGAGAAACAGTCACTGCTTTTGACGAGGCGGTAGAGGCGGTTGATCAATACATTCAGGAGATTGACTGGCAGGTCAAGGAAAATGCCAATATGGGATATTCTCTTCAGGGACTGAACCATTATGGCGTTTCAGTTATCTCTAAAAAATACTGGTTAAACAGGGTTTATCCCAAAGAAATCAGAGAAACGGTAGAGTCTGGGGATTTTCACCTCCATAACCTTGACACTTTGGGAGTTTATTGCGCCGGTTGGGATCTTTATGACCTTTTGCTCAAAGGATTCGGCGGGGTTCCGGGAAAAGTCCAATCAAAACCGGCAAAACATTTCCGTTCCATTCTTGGCCAAGCAGTGAATTTTTTATATACCCTTCAAGGGGAAGTTGCGGGAGCGGTTGCTTTTTCTAATTTTGACACTCTTTTAGCCCCTTTTATTAAATACGACGGCCTTAGCTATTCCCAGGTAAAGCAAAGCCTTCAGGAGTTTTTATTTAATATGTCCATTCCAACCCGGGTGGGCTTTCAAAATCCATTCAGCAATATTACTTTAGATCTCAAGCCATCACCAGTTTTTGCTAAACAGCCGGTTATTATCGGCGGAAAGCCGCAAAGTGAAGTTTATGGAGATTTTAAGGAGGAAATGAAAGTTTTTAACAAAGCGCTTTACGAAGCGATTCTTGAGGGGGATAAAGATGGCCGGCCGTTTCATTTTCCTTTGCCGACTATTAATATTACCAAGGATTTTCCCTGGGACGACCCCGCTTTTGACTTGATTTTCGAGGCCTCGGCAAAATACGGCACGAATTATTTTGCCAATTACATCAATTCCGATATGAGGCCGGAGGATGTAAGATCGCTATGTTGCAGACTGAGACTCAATCTCACAGAGCTTCATAACCGCGGAGGTGGCGGGCTTTTTGGCGCGGGAAATAAGACTGGTTCAATTGGCGTGGTTACTATTGGTATGCCGAGGATTGGGTTTCTTTCAAAAACCAAAAAAGATTTTTTTGGCAAACTCGGCTGTCTAATGGATCTTGCCAAAGAGAGTTTAGAGATAAAAAGAAAGGCCCTGGAAAATTTCATTGAAAAAGGGTTATATCCTTATTCCCGGTTTTATTTGGGAGATGTCAAGAAAATGCGGGGAAAATATTATGCCAATCATTTTTCCACTATCGGTCTGGTGGGAATGAACGAGGCTTGTTTGAATTTTCTAGGAGAGAATATTGCTTCAAAAAAGGGAAGAAAGTTCACCCTGGAAGTGCTGGATTTTATGCGGGAAAAGCTGGTTAAATACCAGGAAGAAACCAGCAATATCTACAACCTGGAAGCAACGCCATCAGAATCTACCAGTTATCGTTTGGCGCAAAAAGACAGGGGGAAGTATCCTGATATTATTGCCGCCGGGACGAAAAAAGTGCCGTATTACACGAATTCAACAATGCTGCCGGTTAATTTTACCGACGATGTTTTTGAGGCTTTAAAACTCCAAGACGAAATTCAGTGTAAATTTACCGGTGGCGTAGTAATGCACCTGTTTTTGGGCGAGCGGGTTTCTGATCCCCGGAGCGCTAAAATGCTTGTGAAAAAGGTTTTTGAGAAATTCCATTTACCTTACATTACCCTTACGCCAACCTTCTCGGTTTGCCCCAGTCACGGCTATCTTTCCGGAGAGCATTTTTTCTGCCCGCATTGCGCCATTAAGCAGCCCTGCGAAGTCTATTCAAGGATAATTGGTTATTATAGGCCCCTAACTCAATGGAATGCGGGGAAAAAAATCGAGTACCATCAGAGAAAAGTATTTAAAATTAGAAAAACCCAACTTGAGTAA
- a CDS encoding anaerobic ribonucleoside-triphosphate reductase activating protein, protein MLIAGLQKTTLIDYPGKIAATVFLAGCSFRCPWCYSSELVLPEKIRKQPRISEKELFAFLKKRKGLLDGAVLCGGEPTTNKDLPDLIKKIKKLGFLVKLDTNGSNPKMLEKLIKEKLLDYVAMDIKAPLGAKIQIPKSKFQKKSQIPISKYQKATGVKVDLEKIKKSIEIIKESGIDYEFRSTVVPGLHSKKDIVQIAKGIAPARAYFLQNFRPEKTLNPRFKKLKPYPQEVLAEIKKEIAKHFSICETR, encoded by the coding sequence ATGTTAATTGCCGGTCTGCAGAAAACTACTTTAATTGATTACCCGGGGAAAATAGCGGCCACGGTGTTTTTGGCGGGTTGCAGCTTTCGCTGTCCCTGGTGCTATTCATCGGAACTGGTTTTGCCAGAGAAAATAAGAAAACAGCCAAGAATCTCTGAAAAAGAGCTTTTTGCGTTTTTGAAAAAAAGAAAAGGATTATTAGACGGCGCGGTTTTGTGCGGTGGAGAGCCAACAACCAATAAAGATCTGCCGGATCTCATCAAAAAGATTAAGAAACTAGGCTTTTTGGTGAAACTGGATACCAACGGCAGTAATCCAAAGATGCTAGAGAAGCTGATCAAAGAGAAGCTACTTGATTATGTAGCGATGGATATTAAGGCACCGTTAGGTGCCAAAATCCAAATTCCAAAATCCAAATTCCAAAAAAAATCCCAAATCCCAATATCAAAATATCAAAAAGCGACGGGGGTGAAAGTTGATTTAGAGAAAATCAAAAAAAGCATTGAAATCATTAAAGAGTCGGGAATTGATTATGAGTTCAGAAGTACGGTAGTGCCTGGGCTTCATTCCAAAAAAGATATTGTTCAAATCGCCAAAGGCATTGCTCCGGCCAGAGCTTACTTTTTGCAGAACTTTAGGCCGGAAAAAACTTTGAACCCACGATTCAAAAAGCTCAAGCCGTATCCTCAAGAAGTTCTCGCGGAAATAAAAAAAGAAATCGCAAAGCATTTCTCAATTTGCGAAACGAGGTAA